From Microbacterium croceum, a single genomic window includes:
- a CDS encoding uroporphyrinogen-III synthase: MSGPAVLDPALAGCAIIVAADRRSMDLATALERRGASVHRAPALSIVANADDTELLARTARLIETPPDIVVATTGVGFRGWMDAAHEHGLAEELDTALRDAHFVARGPKAHGAIQQAGFMADWVAHSETSAEVGEYLLASGVTGKRIVIQHHGAGSDGLDEMLSRAGAEVLSVTVYRWGPPPDPEVVRRSTLQAGGGEADAVLFTSAPGAASWLDVAASAGALEGIRRRAASGRLLLAAVGPITAAPLFAQDLHTVVADRGRLGSLARCVIAHFGGGRAPAVRTDLGRLEVRSGGAVLDGRFLPLSRTSAGLLEALSSAQGRVLSRTDIARVLPGAERNGHAVEVAVARLRESLGGAELVQTVVKRGYRLAVSED, encoded by the coding sequence GTGAGCGGGCCCGCTGTGCTCGATCCGGCACTTGCCGGATGCGCGATCATCGTCGCTGCCGACCGCCGTTCGATGGACCTCGCCACTGCGCTGGAACGACGGGGAGCGTCCGTCCATCGTGCACCTGCGCTCAGCATCGTCGCGAACGCGGACGACACCGAGCTCCTTGCTCGTACCGCTCGGCTCATCGAGACGCCTCCCGACATCGTGGTGGCGACCACGGGAGTCGGCTTTCGGGGATGGATGGATGCTGCGCACGAGCACGGTCTCGCCGAAGAGCTCGACACCGCTCTGCGTGATGCGCATTTCGTCGCCCGCGGCCCGAAAGCCCACGGCGCGATCCAGCAGGCGGGCTTCATGGCGGACTGGGTGGCGCACTCGGAGACCTCGGCGGAGGTCGGGGAGTATCTTCTGGCGTCCGGTGTGACCGGCAAGAGGATCGTCATCCAGCACCATGGCGCCGGCTCCGATGGGCTCGACGAGATGCTGTCGCGCGCCGGCGCCGAGGTGCTGAGTGTCACGGTGTATCGCTGGGGCCCGCCGCCGGACCCCGAGGTCGTGCGGCGTTCGACGCTGCAGGCCGGCGGAGGAGAAGCCGACGCCGTCCTGTTCACCTCGGCGCCCGGTGCCGCATCCTGGCTCGACGTGGCCGCGTCGGCGGGGGCGCTCGAGGGTATCCGCCGTCGCGCGGCATCCGGTCGACTGCTCCTCGCCGCCGTCGGACCGATCACGGCAGCGCCCCTGTTCGCGCAGGATCTGCACACCGTCGTCGCCGATCGCGGACGTCTGGGCTCCTTGGCGCGCTGTGTGATCGCGCACTTCGGTGGGGGCCGCGCGCCGGCGGTGCGCACGGATCTCGGTCGGCTCGAAGTGCGCAGCGGCGGGGCCGTGCTCGACGGGCGTTTCCTGCCGCTCTCCCGCACGTCTGCCGGCCTCTTGGAGGCACTCAGCAGCGCGCAGGGACGCGTGCTGTCGCGGACCGACATCGCTCGGGTCCTTCCCGGTGCCGAGCGCAACGGCCACGCGGTGGAGGTCGCGGTGGCACGACTGCGCGAATCGCTCGGGGGAGCGGAGCTGGTGCAGACCGTCGTGAAGCGGGGCTATCGTCTCGCCGTGTCCGAGGACTGA
- the cobA gene encoding uroporphyrinogen-III C-methyltransferase, which produces MISARGLLGHWWSAPADAGTPAPALVGRVDLIGGGPGPADLMTVRAHRLLLQADVVIVDRLGPGDELRAELGAHVLIIDVGKSPGHHPVPQEEINELLVAHARAGKRVVRVKGGDPFVFGRGGEEVIACEAAGIPVSVTPGVSSAIAVPQAAGIPVTHRGTAAALHVVNGHRPLSASALAALADPEVTTVVLMGVTTLPRIAASALAHGVPDSLPVAVVENGHTPQQRTLRSTLGRVVVDALDAQVQNPAVLVFGEVARAGLLLPSHTTSRFAESLA; this is translated from the coding sequence ATGATCAGCGCGCGCGGACTCCTCGGACACTGGTGGAGCGCGCCGGCGGATGCGGGGACTCCCGCGCCGGCGCTGGTCGGTCGTGTCGACCTGATCGGCGGTGGGCCCGGCCCCGCGGACCTCATGACGGTGCGCGCACACCGGCTGCTCCTGCAGGCGGATGTCGTCATCGTCGATCGTCTGGGTCCAGGAGACGAGCTGCGCGCCGAACTCGGCGCGCACGTCCTGATCATCGACGTCGGGAAGAGCCCAGGACATCACCCGGTGCCGCAGGAGGAGATCAACGAGCTCTTGGTGGCCCATGCGAGAGCGGGCAAGCGCGTCGTCCGGGTGAAGGGCGGGGACCCGTTCGTGTTCGGACGTGGCGGGGAAGAGGTGATCGCCTGCGAGGCGGCAGGCATTCCCGTCAGTGTGACGCCGGGTGTCAGCAGCGCGATCGCCGTGCCCCAGGCCGCCGGGATCCCGGTCACCCACCGGGGGACGGCAGCCGCGCTGCACGTCGTGAACGGGCACCGCCCGCTGTCGGCGAGCGCCCTGGCGGCGCTTGCAGATCCGGAGGTGACGACCGTCGTGCTGATGGGGGTCACCACGCTCCCGCGCATCGCCGCCAGCGCGCTCGCGCACGGGGTGCCGGACAGCCTGCCCGTCGCCGTGGTGGAGAACGGGCACACGCCGCAGCAGCGCACTCTCCGCAGCACTCTCGGTCGGGTCGTCGTCGACGCCCTCGACGCGCAGGTGCAGAACCCCGCCGTCCTCGTGTTCGGCGAGGTCGCGCGAGCGGGGCTGCTCCTGCCGTCGCACACGACGTCACGATTCGCCGAGAGTCTCGCGTGA
- the nirD gene encoding nitrite reductase small subunit NirD translates to MSGTAAVTTRVRACAVSDLEVERGRAALFGTVQIALFLLADGRIHAVSNLDPYSGAHVISRGIVGTRGEAPTVASPLHKQVFDLRTGECLDTQGKPDAALQVWQVTVEDGSVFLDLDAQEQS, encoded by the coding sequence ATGAGCGGCACCGCCGCGGTGACGACGAGGGTGCGCGCGTGCGCGGTGTCGGACCTCGAGGTGGAGCGCGGGCGCGCGGCGCTGTTCGGAACGGTGCAGATCGCCCTCTTCCTCCTCGCCGACGGACGGATCCACGCGGTGTCCAACCTCGACCCCTACAGCGGCGCCCATGTGATCTCGCGGGGGATAGTGGGTACGCGCGGTGAGGCTCCGACCGTCGCCTCACCGCTCCACAAGCAGGTGTTCGATCTGCGCACCGGCGAGTGCCTCGACACCCAGGGCAAGCCGGATGCGGCGCTCCAGGTGTGGCAGGTCACGGTCGAAGACGGCTCCGTGTTTCTCGACCTGGACGCGCAGGAGCAGTCATGA
- the nirB gene encoding nitrite reductase large subunit NirB produces the protein MNHAVPHEILVVGAGMVAHRFVESLLSRGGTPVRVTVVGDEDRAPYDRVGLTGYFSGATAEDLTLDLTVFDDDRVRLLRNDRVLRIDRSARTVTTRSRRTLDYDTLVLATGSYAARVVVDGADLPGCFVYRTLDDVESLRAFVQRRSQMLGRPLRGAVIGGGLLGLEAAGALQDMDVDATVVQYSDRLMSAQLDPAGGGMLKRLLEARGIAVRTDARTTRLDPDESGAVTALEFQDGSFQRADVVVFTVGVRPRDELARNAGLDVHPRGGVIIDERCSTSDPCILAIGEVANYDGRCVGLVAPGFAMAEVVATRLLGGDASFPGYDESAKLKLSGVDVASFGDAMALTPNALDVVYTDPVAGVYKKLVLSDDAQILLGGILVGDASAYGALRPLVGTRLGTDPAAYLLPEGGVEAPGGELPDDAVVCSCSNVTAGRIRSAVHDEGCTDAAAVKGCTRAGATCGSCVLMVKKVAGKELTKLGQTVSHALCEHFEMSRRQLFDAVRVAEMTTFSAIIDRFGKGRGCDICKPAIASILSVLVGTHVLEGENATLQDTNDHVMANMQKDGTYSVVPRMPGGEVTPDGLLAIGQVAKDFALYTKITGGQRIDMFGARLEQLPLIWARLVEAGFESGHAYGKSLRTVKSCVGSTWCRFGVLDAVGMAVKLELRYRGLRAPHKLKLGVSGCARECAEARSKDVGVIATENGWNMYVGGNGGFSPRHAELLASGLDDAGLIRAIDRFFMYYIRTADRLQRTAPWCVEFEGGLDGLRAVILDDSLGICADLDAAMRTHVERYEDEWAATLRDPEKLRRFESFVNAADTPDPSLAYVAERGQIRPATAEERGDRSVLIAGTALEVRR, from the coding sequence ATGAACCACGCTGTACCTCACGAGATCCTTGTCGTCGGTGCGGGAATGGTGGCGCATCGCTTCGTGGAGAGTCTGTTGAGCCGCGGCGGCACGCCCGTGCGTGTCACGGTGGTGGGTGACGAAGATCGAGCTCCCTACGACCGGGTGGGCCTGACGGGCTACTTCTCCGGCGCGACGGCCGAAGATCTCACGCTGGACCTCACGGTCTTCGACGACGATCGCGTGCGGCTGCTGCGGAACGACCGGGTACTGCGCATCGATCGCAGTGCACGGACCGTGACGACACGTTCCCGGCGCACGCTGGACTACGACACGCTCGTGCTCGCGACCGGATCCTATGCGGCGCGGGTCGTCGTCGACGGAGCCGATCTTCCAGGGTGCTTCGTCTACCGCACCCTGGACGACGTGGAGTCGCTGCGCGCATTCGTGCAGCGACGCTCCCAGATGCTCGGTCGGCCGCTCCGCGGCGCGGTGATCGGTGGGGGACTGCTCGGCCTGGAGGCGGCGGGAGCGCTTCAGGACATGGACGTGGACGCGACCGTCGTGCAGTACTCGGATCGACTGATGTCGGCGCAACTCGACCCTGCGGGTGGCGGGATGCTGAAGAGGCTGTTGGAAGCGCGCGGCATCGCGGTGCGCACCGACGCCCGCACGACCCGACTCGACCCCGACGAATCCGGCGCGGTCACCGCCCTGGAGTTCCAGGATGGCTCCTTCCAGCGCGCCGACGTGGTCGTCTTCACCGTCGGTGTGCGGCCGCGTGACGAGCTTGCCCGCAACGCGGGACTCGACGTGCACCCGCGCGGCGGTGTCATCATCGACGAACGCTGCTCCACCTCCGACCCGTGCATCCTGGCGATCGGCGAGGTCGCGAACTACGACGGCCGCTGCGTCGGGCTGGTGGCTCCCGGATTCGCGATGGCAGAGGTCGTCGCGACCCGGTTGCTCGGCGGCGATGCCAGCTTCCCCGGGTATGACGAGTCGGCCAAGCTCAAGCTCTCGGGTGTCGACGTGGCCAGCTTCGGCGACGCGATGGCGCTCACACCGAACGCGCTCGACGTGGTCTACACCGACCCCGTGGCCGGTGTCTACAAGAAGCTCGTGCTCTCCGATGACGCCCAGATCCTGCTCGGCGGCATCCTGGTCGGTGACGCCTCGGCATACGGTGCGCTGCGACCACTGGTCGGCACCCGTCTGGGAACCGATCCGGCTGCCTATCTGCTGCCCGAAGGCGGTGTCGAGGCGCCTGGCGGAGAGCTCCCCGACGACGCCGTGGTGTGCTCGTGCTCGAATGTCACGGCGGGACGCATCCGCAGCGCCGTGCATGACGAGGGATGCACCGATGCTGCGGCGGTCAAGGGATGCACCAGGGCCGGCGCGACCTGCGGGTCCTGCGTGCTCATGGTGAAGAAGGTCGCCGGAAAGGAGCTGACGAAGCTCGGACAGACGGTCTCGCACGCGCTGTGCGAGCACTTCGAGATGTCGCGGCGTCAGCTGTTCGATGCGGTGCGCGTCGCCGAGATGACGACCTTCAGCGCGATCATCGACCGCTTCGGCAAGGGCCGCGGCTGCGACATCTGCAAGCCGGCGATCGCCAGCATCCTGTCGGTCCTGGTCGGCACACACGTGCTGGAGGGGGAGAACGCCACCCTCCAGGACACCAATGACCACGTCATGGCGAACATGCAGAAGGACGGCACCTACTCGGTCGTCCCGCGCATGCCGGGGGGAGAGGTGACCCCGGACGGTCTCCTCGCGATCGGGCAGGTCGCGAAGGACTTCGCGCTGTATACCAAGATCACCGGCGGTCAGCGGATCGACATGTTCGGCGCTCGGCTGGAGCAGCTTCCGCTGATCTGGGCGCGTCTGGTCGAAGCCGGCTTCGAGTCGGGGCACGCCTACGGGAAGTCGCTGCGGACGGTCAAGTCCTGCGTCGGATCGACCTGGTGTCGGTTCGGAGTCCTCGACGCGGTCGGGATGGCGGTCAAGCTGGAACTGCGCTATCGCGGACTGCGCGCTCCTCACAAGCTGAAGCTCGGGGTCTCGGGGTGTGCGCGCGAGTGCGCGGAGGCCCGTTCGAAGGACGTCGGCGTGATCGCCACCGAGAACGGATGGAACATGTACGTCGGCGGGAACGGCGGGTTCTCTCCGCGGCACGCGGAGCTCTTGGCATCCGGTCTGGACGACGCCGGTCTGATCCGGGCGATCGACCGCTTCTTCATGTACTACATCCGCACGGCCGATCGGCTGCAGCGCACGGCACCGTGGTGCGTGGAGTTCGAAGGGGGACTCGACGGCCTCCGCGCGGTCATCCTGGACGACAGCCTCGGCATCTGCGCTGACCTCGACGCCGCCATGCGCACGCATGTCGAGCGGTACGAGGACGAGTGGGCGGCCACGCTCCGCGACCCCGAGAAGCTCAGGCGCTTCGAATCGTTCGTGAACGCGGCGGATACGCCGGACCCGTCGCTCGCGTACGTCGCCGAACGCGGGCAGATCCGTCCTGCGACGGCGGAGGAGCGGGGCGATCGCTCCGTGCTCATCGCCGGCACCGCGTTGGAGGTGCGCCGATGA